Proteins encoded within one genomic window of Anas platyrhynchos isolate ZD024472 breed Pekin duck chromosome 28, IASCAAS_PekinDuck_T2T, whole genome shotgun sequence:
- the MEIOC gene encoding meiosis-specific coiled-coil domain-containing protein MEIOC isoform X3 yields the protein MEPKVACRGGSRCWSSTEAGGRLTDVFSSVMTGSGSLYGCYKSQNEENVDLPQTYSSSLSTSEYSAPADPSLLYAPWSVYGDDNKQSATSQINVKSRIQTERNDYGSETDLYGLVSNILEEQDKSQPYCAEGSCSSSLKSVWPMNATRIADHHDLSETKRPIVAAVSQQGFYGSESTSAAEKQYLQSGNLASQQKVDECYHGFTGIDLEEQWLYSPKNEHVNCCNMQTSENIKTTPIYQNYPYIKNTFTPQVGYLEVVKDSGADAYSYGREKVCPKGADVQLHQKRAETLVPQFHRYNESMDYSRYTEYSHSSKAKPNKSTNCSLQENKKLVNGTTEASSLDTEPYTKLFQVKSGTQKKIEDTIPDQQNFTFPKAAGLLSEKQFSNEPSFCTDLGQKFDYGLKSLTACPGNGDCANGVDKQQFSKSDLQNSEYCKSIPLLPNSVNTTAGTNIRPTWMNIQSKSTASVALQSPSPLVKLNNHLSAFPKHFSHPNDSFPLSSSNFPLNSNLFHKYCQDNPSFFSSLDFRYNPSERAQSASYMEALVKSGEENLIDYLSDKRLKQPNGFCENYSAQQFGIIENLNKHCFQLKPQSGHYDLEGQKHADCLLQNMYQDPVESQGQFSLRQGSGDSNAINHVTRLQASSFPNNCMMGDLRRNLQLGSSTFPLRSARPFGHSVVPLMESYDLFSCDDLNRFYPYFNDMMYGDSSFSGFVPAFGFQRQVKTRSGPASELHLRLEECYEQWRALEKERKKTESALAKNYPGKKVSSTNNTPIPRLTSNPSRVDRLIVDQLREQARVLLLSCAHPCILQLCFWRRKNPR from the exons ATGGAG CCTAAAGTTGCATGCAGAGGTGGCAGTCGCTGCTGGAGTAGCACGGAAGCTGGCGGGAGGCTGACTGATGTATTCAGTAGTGTAATGACGGGCTCTGGCTCATTGTATGGTTGCTACAAATCACAG aatgaagaaaatgtagacCTACCTCAGACCTACAGTTCTTCCCTTTCAACATCAGAATACTCTGCACCTGCAGACCCTTCCCTTCTATATGCACCATGGTCTGTATATGGAGATGACAATAAGCAGTCTGCCACTTCCCAGATTAATGTGAAGTCCAG AATTCAGACTGAAAGGAATGATTATGGCAGTGAAACAGATTTATATGGTCTAGTGTCTAACATCTTGGAAGAACAAGATAAATCGCAGCCATATTGTGCTGAGGG gAGTTGCTCTTCCAGCTTAAAGTCAGTATGGCCCATGAATGCAACCAGAATTGCAGACCACCATGACTTGTCAGAAACTAAAAGACCAATTGTTGCAGCTGTTTCACAACAGGGTTTTTATGGTAGTGAATCCACAtctgctgctgaaaaacagTACTTGCAAAGTGGTAATCTTGCATCACAACAAAAAGTAGATGAATGTTATCACGGGTTTACTGGTATAGACCTTGAAGAGCAATGGTTATACTCTCCTAAAAATGAGCATGTCAACTGTTGCAATATGCAGACTAGTGAGAATATTAAGACAACACCTATATATCAGAACTATCCATATATAAAGAACACCTTTACACCTCAAGTGGGGTATTTAGAAGTAGTTAAAGACTCAGGAGCTGATGCTTACTCCTACGGAAGAGAGAAGGTCTGTCCCAAAGGAGCAGATGTGCAGTTGCACCAAAAGCGGGCAGAAACACTTGTTCCACAGTTTCACAGATACAACGAAAGTATGGATTATAGTAGATACACTGAGTATTCTCATTCTAGTAAAGCAAAGCCTAACAAGAGCACCAATTGTAGCCTCCAAGAAAACAAGAAGTTAGTAAATGGAACAACTGAGGCATCATCTCTGGACACAGAACCCTATACTAAATTATTTCAAGTTAAATCGggtactcagaaaaaaatagaagatacAATTCCAGATCAGCAAAACTTTACATTTCCCAAAGCTGCAGGACTTCTatcagaaaaacagttttctaatGAGCCTTCATTCTGCACTGATCTGGGACAAAAATTTGACTATGGACTAAAATCTCTTACAGCTTGTCCAGGAAATGGCGACTGTGCAAATGGTGTAGATAAGCAGCAGTTTTCCAAGTCTGATCTTCAGAATTCTGAATACTGTAAATCAATTCCTTTACTACCAAACTCAGTAAACACTACAGCAGGTACTAATATAAGGCCAACTTGGATGAACATTCAAAGTAAAAGCACTGCTTCTGTCGCACTTCAGAGCCCAAGTCCTTTGGTGAAACTGAATAATCATTTATCTGCTTTTCCAAAGCATTTCAGTCACCCTAATGATTCTTTTCCGTTATCATCTTCAAACTTCCCTTTAAATAGTAATTTATTTCATAAGTACTGTCAAGATAATCCTTCGTTTTTTTCAAGTCTTGATTTTCGTTATAACCCTTCAGAACGAGCTCAGTCTGCTTCTTATATGGAGGCACTGGTtaagtctggagaagagaatcTCATTGACTATCTGAGTGACAAGAGATTAAAGCAGCCAAAtggattctgtgaaaattactCAGCTCAGCAGTTTGGGATCATTGAAAATCTGAACAAACACTGTTTTCAGTTGAAGCCACAGAGCGGACATTACGATCTGGAAGGACAAAAACATGCAGACTGTTTGTTGCAGAACATGTACCAAGATCCAGTGGAGTCTCAGGGACAGTTTAGTCTCAGGCAGGGAAGCGGAGACAGTAATGCCATCAACCATGTGACTCGCCTCCAGGCCTCCAGCTTTCCCAACAATTGCATGATGGGTGACTTGAGACGTAATCTGCAGCTTGGTTCAAGCACGTTCCCCTTGAGATCAGCTCGTCCATTTGGCCATTCAGTTGTCCCTCTGATGGAGTCTTACGACTTGTTCTCCTGTGATGATTTAAATCGCTTCTATCCTTACTTTAATGATATGATGTATGGTGACAGctctttttctggttttgtaccAGCATTTGGATTTCAAAGGCAAGTTAAAACCCGTAGTGGACCTGCCAGCGAGCTCCATCTTAGACTAGAAGAGTGTTATGAACAGTGGAGagctttggaaaaagaaagaaagaag ACTGAATCAGCTCTTGCTAAGAATTACCCAGGGAAAAAAGTTTCCAGTACTAACAACACCCCAATTCCAAGGCTGACATCAAACCCATCAAGAGTTGATCGCTTAATTGTGGATCAGCTACGTGAACAAGCCAGA GTTTTGCTGTTATCATGTGCACACCCATGTATTTTACAGCTttgtttttggagaagaaaaaatcccAGGTAA
- the MEIOC gene encoding meiosis-specific coiled-coil domain-containing protein MEIOC isoform X1, which yields MEPKVACRGGSRCWSSTEAGGRLTDVFSSVMTGSGSLYGCYKSQNEENVDLPQTYSSSLSTSEYSAPADPSLLYAPWSVYGDDNKQSATSQINVKSRIQTERNDYGSETDLYGLVSNILEEQDKSQPYCAEGSCSSSLKSVWPMNATRIADHHDLSETKRPIVAAVSQQGFYGSESTSAAEKQYLQSGNLASQQKVDECYHGFTGIDLEEQWLYSPKNEHVNCCNMQTSENIKTTPIYQNYPYIKNTFTPQVGYLEVVKDSGADAYSYGREKVCPKGADVQLHQKRAETLVPQFHRYNESMDYSRYTEYSHSSKAKPNKSTNCSLQENKKLVNGTTEASSLDTEPYTKLFQVKSGTQKKIEDTIPDQQNFTFPKAAGLLSEKQFSNEPSFCTDLGQKFDYGLKSLTACPGNGDCANGVDKQQFSKSDLQNSEYCKSIPLLPNSVNTTAGTNIRPTWMNIQSKSTASVALQSPSPLVKLNNHLSAFPKHFSHPNDSFPLSSSNFPLNSNLFHKYCQDNPSFFSSLDFRYNPSERAQSASYMEALVKSGEENLIDYLSDKRLKQPNGFCENYSAQQFGIIENLNKHCFQLKPQSGHYDLEGQKHADCLLQNMYQDPVESQGQFSLRQGSGDSNAINHVTRLQASSFPNNCMMGDLRRNLQLGSSTFPLRSARPFGHSVVPLMESYDLFSCDDLNRFYPYFNDMMYGDSSFSGFVPAFGFQRQVKTRSGPASELHLRLEECYEQWRALEKERKKTESALAKNYPGKKVSSTNNTPIPRLTSNPSRVDRLIVDQLREQARVVTLLGKMERLRSSPLHANISTALDKHLEVIHVVQSRRKDEIVNASNRQRQGAPRCQDDRDVFALALAIKEMSVATRKARTTLWCALQMTLPKPSAGQLVTEKALQEIVQPEEKVCENLNGCGILNQRAEISKH from the exons ATGGAG CCTAAAGTTGCATGCAGAGGTGGCAGTCGCTGCTGGAGTAGCACGGAAGCTGGCGGGAGGCTGACTGATGTATTCAGTAGTGTAATGACGGGCTCTGGCTCATTGTATGGTTGCTACAAATCACAG aatgaagaaaatgtagacCTACCTCAGACCTACAGTTCTTCCCTTTCAACATCAGAATACTCTGCACCTGCAGACCCTTCCCTTCTATATGCACCATGGTCTGTATATGGAGATGACAATAAGCAGTCTGCCACTTCCCAGATTAATGTGAAGTCCAG AATTCAGACTGAAAGGAATGATTATGGCAGTGAAACAGATTTATATGGTCTAGTGTCTAACATCTTGGAAGAACAAGATAAATCGCAGCCATATTGTGCTGAGGG gAGTTGCTCTTCCAGCTTAAAGTCAGTATGGCCCATGAATGCAACCAGAATTGCAGACCACCATGACTTGTCAGAAACTAAAAGACCAATTGTTGCAGCTGTTTCACAACAGGGTTTTTATGGTAGTGAATCCACAtctgctgctgaaaaacagTACTTGCAAAGTGGTAATCTTGCATCACAACAAAAAGTAGATGAATGTTATCACGGGTTTACTGGTATAGACCTTGAAGAGCAATGGTTATACTCTCCTAAAAATGAGCATGTCAACTGTTGCAATATGCAGACTAGTGAGAATATTAAGACAACACCTATATATCAGAACTATCCATATATAAAGAACACCTTTACACCTCAAGTGGGGTATTTAGAAGTAGTTAAAGACTCAGGAGCTGATGCTTACTCCTACGGAAGAGAGAAGGTCTGTCCCAAAGGAGCAGATGTGCAGTTGCACCAAAAGCGGGCAGAAACACTTGTTCCACAGTTTCACAGATACAACGAAAGTATGGATTATAGTAGATACACTGAGTATTCTCATTCTAGTAAAGCAAAGCCTAACAAGAGCACCAATTGTAGCCTCCAAGAAAACAAGAAGTTAGTAAATGGAACAACTGAGGCATCATCTCTGGACACAGAACCCTATACTAAATTATTTCAAGTTAAATCGggtactcagaaaaaaatagaagatacAATTCCAGATCAGCAAAACTTTACATTTCCCAAAGCTGCAGGACTTCTatcagaaaaacagttttctaatGAGCCTTCATTCTGCACTGATCTGGGACAAAAATTTGACTATGGACTAAAATCTCTTACAGCTTGTCCAGGAAATGGCGACTGTGCAAATGGTGTAGATAAGCAGCAGTTTTCCAAGTCTGATCTTCAGAATTCTGAATACTGTAAATCAATTCCTTTACTACCAAACTCAGTAAACACTACAGCAGGTACTAATATAAGGCCAACTTGGATGAACATTCAAAGTAAAAGCACTGCTTCTGTCGCACTTCAGAGCCCAAGTCCTTTGGTGAAACTGAATAATCATTTATCTGCTTTTCCAAAGCATTTCAGTCACCCTAATGATTCTTTTCCGTTATCATCTTCAAACTTCCCTTTAAATAGTAATTTATTTCATAAGTACTGTCAAGATAATCCTTCGTTTTTTTCAAGTCTTGATTTTCGTTATAACCCTTCAGAACGAGCTCAGTCTGCTTCTTATATGGAGGCACTGGTtaagtctggagaagagaatcTCATTGACTATCTGAGTGACAAGAGATTAAAGCAGCCAAAtggattctgtgaaaattactCAGCTCAGCAGTTTGGGATCATTGAAAATCTGAACAAACACTGTTTTCAGTTGAAGCCACAGAGCGGACATTACGATCTGGAAGGACAAAAACATGCAGACTGTTTGTTGCAGAACATGTACCAAGATCCAGTGGAGTCTCAGGGACAGTTTAGTCTCAGGCAGGGAAGCGGAGACAGTAATGCCATCAACCATGTGACTCGCCTCCAGGCCTCCAGCTTTCCCAACAATTGCATGATGGGTGACTTGAGACGTAATCTGCAGCTTGGTTCAAGCACGTTCCCCTTGAGATCAGCTCGTCCATTTGGCCATTCAGTTGTCCCTCTGATGGAGTCTTACGACTTGTTCTCCTGTGATGATTTAAATCGCTTCTATCCTTACTTTAATGATATGATGTATGGTGACAGctctttttctggttttgtaccAGCATTTGGATTTCAAAGGCAAGTTAAAACCCGTAGTGGACCTGCCAGCGAGCTCCATCTTAGACTAGAAGAGTGTTATGAACAGTGGAGagctttggaaaaagaaagaaagaag ACTGAATCAGCTCTTGCTAAGAATTACCCAGGGAAAAAAGTTTCCAGTACTAACAACACCCCAATTCCAAGGCTGACATCAAACCCATCAAGAGTTGATCGCTTAATTGTGGATCAGCTACGTGAACAAGCCAGA GTTGTGACTTTGCTGGGAAAAATGGAGCGCCTTCGCAGTTCTCCTCTTCATGCTAACATTTCTACTGCTCTTGATAAACACCTGGAGGTAATTCATGTAGTGCAGTCACGTAGAAAAGATGAAATTGTAAATGCTTCAAATCGACAGAGGCAAGGAGCTCCCAGATGCCAAGATGACAGAG ATGTTTTTGCTCTTGCTCTGGCAATTAAAGAGATGAGTGTAGCAACACGGAAAGCACGTACAACTCTCTGGTGCGCGCTCCAGATGACCCTACCTAAACCTTCAGCTGGACAACTAGTTACGgagaaagctctgcaggagatAGTACAACCTGAAGAAAAAGTGTGCGAAAATCTGAATGGCTGTGGCATCCTAAATCAGAGGGCTGAAATAAGCAAGCACTAA
- the MEIOC gene encoding meiosis-specific coiled-coil domain-containing protein MEIOC isoform X2 encodes MENEENVDLPQTYSSSLSTSEYSAPADPSLLYAPWSVYGDDNKQSATSQINVKSRIQTERNDYGSETDLYGLVSNILEEQDKSQPYCAEGSCSSSLKSVWPMNATRIADHHDLSETKRPIVAAVSQQGFYGSESTSAAEKQYLQSGNLASQQKVDECYHGFTGIDLEEQWLYSPKNEHVNCCNMQTSENIKTTPIYQNYPYIKNTFTPQVGYLEVVKDSGADAYSYGREKVCPKGADVQLHQKRAETLVPQFHRYNESMDYSRYTEYSHSSKAKPNKSTNCSLQENKKLVNGTTEASSLDTEPYTKLFQVKSGTQKKIEDTIPDQQNFTFPKAAGLLSEKQFSNEPSFCTDLGQKFDYGLKSLTACPGNGDCANGVDKQQFSKSDLQNSEYCKSIPLLPNSVNTTAGTNIRPTWMNIQSKSTASVALQSPSPLVKLNNHLSAFPKHFSHPNDSFPLSSSNFPLNSNLFHKYCQDNPSFFSSLDFRYNPSERAQSASYMEALVKSGEENLIDYLSDKRLKQPNGFCENYSAQQFGIIENLNKHCFQLKPQSGHYDLEGQKHADCLLQNMYQDPVESQGQFSLRQGSGDSNAINHVTRLQASSFPNNCMMGDLRRNLQLGSSTFPLRSARPFGHSVVPLMESYDLFSCDDLNRFYPYFNDMMYGDSSFSGFVPAFGFQRQVKTRSGPASELHLRLEECYEQWRALEKERKKTESALAKNYPGKKVSSTNNTPIPRLTSNPSRVDRLIVDQLREQARVVTLLGKMERLRSSPLHANISTALDKHLEVIHVVQSRRKDEIVNASNRQRQGAPRCQDDRDVFALALAIKEMSVATRKARTTLWCALQMTLPKPSAGQLVTEKALQEIVQPEEKVCENLNGCGILNQRAEISKH; translated from the exons ATGGAG aatgaagaaaatgtagacCTACCTCAGACCTACAGTTCTTCCCTTTCAACATCAGAATACTCTGCACCTGCAGACCCTTCCCTTCTATATGCACCATGGTCTGTATATGGAGATGACAATAAGCAGTCTGCCACTTCCCAGATTAATGTGAAGTCCAG AATTCAGACTGAAAGGAATGATTATGGCAGTGAAACAGATTTATATGGTCTAGTGTCTAACATCTTGGAAGAACAAGATAAATCGCAGCCATATTGTGCTGAGGG gAGTTGCTCTTCCAGCTTAAAGTCAGTATGGCCCATGAATGCAACCAGAATTGCAGACCACCATGACTTGTCAGAAACTAAAAGACCAATTGTTGCAGCTGTTTCACAACAGGGTTTTTATGGTAGTGAATCCACAtctgctgctgaaaaacagTACTTGCAAAGTGGTAATCTTGCATCACAACAAAAAGTAGATGAATGTTATCACGGGTTTACTGGTATAGACCTTGAAGAGCAATGGTTATACTCTCCTAAAAATGAGCATGTCAACTGTTGCAATATGCAGACTAGTGAGAATATTAAGACAACACCTATATATCAGAACTATCCATATATAAAGAACACCTTTACACCTCAAGTGGGGTATTTAGAAGTAGTTAAAGACTCAGGAGCTGATGCTTACTCCTACGGAAGAGAGAAGGTCTGTCCCAAAGGAGCAGATGTGCAGTTGCACCAAAAGCGGGCAGAAACACTTGTTCCACAGTTTCACAGATACAACGAAAGTATGGATTATAGTAGATACACTGAGTATTCTCATTCTAGTAAAGCAAAGCCTAACAAGAGCACCAATTGTAGCCTCCAAGAAAACAAGAAGTTAGTAAATGGAACAACTGAGGCATCATCTCTGGACACAGAACCCTATACTAAATTATTTCAAGTTAAATCGggtactcagaaaaaaatagaagatacAATTCCAGATCAGCAAAACTTTACATTTCCCAAAGCTGCAGGACTTCTatcagaaaaacagttttctaatGAGCCTTCATTCTGCACTGATCTGGGACAAAAATTTGACTATGGACTAAAATCTCTTACAGCTTGTCCAGGAAATGGCGACTGTGCAAATGGTGTAGATAAGCAGCAGTTTTCCAAGTCTGATCTTCAGAATTCTGAATACTGTAAATCAATTCCTTTACTACCAAACTCAGTAAACACTACAGCAGGTACTAATATAAGGCCAACTTGGATGAACATTCAAAGTAAAAGCACTGCTTCTGTCGCACTTCAGAGCCCAAGTCCTTTGGTGAAACTGAATAATCATTTATCTGCTTTTCCAAAGCATTTCAGTCACCCTAATGATTCTTTTCCGTTATCATCTTCAAACTTCCCTTTAAATAGTAATTTATTTCATAAGTACTGTCAAGATAATCCTTCGTTTTTTTCAAGTCTTGATTTTCGTTATAACCCTTCAGAACGAGCTCAGTCTGCTTCTTATATGGAGGCACTGGTtaagtctggagaagagaatcTCATTGACTATCTGAGTGACAAGAGATTAAAGCAGCCAAAtggattctgtgaaaattactCAGCTCAGCAGTTTGGGATCATTGAAAATCTGAACAAACACTGTTTTCAGTTGAAGCCACAGAGCGGACATTACGATCTGGAAGGACAAAAACATGCAGACTGTTTGTTGCAGAACATGTACCAAGATCCAGTGGAGTCTCAGGGACAGTTTAGTCTCAGGCAGGGAAGCGGAGACAGTAATGCCATCAACCATGTGACTCGCCTCCAGGCCTCCAGCTTTCCCAACAATTGCATGATGGGTGACTTGAGACGTAATCTGCAGCTTGGTTCAAGCACGTTCCCCTTGAGATCAGCTCGTCCATTTGGCCATTCAGTTGTCCCTCTGATGGAGTCTTACGACTTGTTCTCCTGTGATGATTTAAATCGCTTCTATCCTTACTTTAATGATATGATGTATGGTGACAGctctttttctggttttgtaccAGCATTTGGATTTCAAAGGCAAGTTAAAACCCGTAGTGGACCTGCCAGCGAGCTCCATCTTAGACTAGAAGAGTGTTATGAACAGTGGAGagctttggaaaaagaaagaaagaag ACTGAATCAGCTCTTGCTAAGAATTACCCAGGGAAAAAAGTTTCCAGTACTAACAACACCCCAATTCCAAGGCTGACATCAAACCCATCAAGAGTTGATCGCTTAATTGTGGATCAGCTACGTGAACAAGCCAGA GTTGTGACTTTGCTGGGAAAAATGGAGCGCCTTCGCAGTTCTCCTCTTCATGCTAACATTTCTACTGCTCTTGATAAACACCTGGAGGTAATTCATGTAGTGCAGTCACGTAGAAAAGATGAAATTGTAAATGCTTCAAATCGACAGAGGCAAGGAGCTCCCAGATGCCAAGATGACAGAG ATGTTTTTGCTCTTGCTCTGGCAATTAAAGAGATGAGTGTAGCAACACGGAAAGCACGTACAACTCTCTGGTGCGCGCTCCAGATGACCCTACCTAAACCTTCAGCTGGACAACTAGTTACGgagaaagctctgcaggagatAGTACAACCTGAAGAAAAAGTGTGCGAAAATCTGAATGGCTGTGGCATCCTAAATCAGAGGGCTGAAATAAGCAAGCACTAA